A stretch of Lactiplantibacillus brownii DNA encodes these proteins:
- a CDS encoding prepilin peptidase, producing the protein MLLLNSFIFISGACCGSFITCMAERLSDMQSLYTNQRSICPNCQHQLRFWQLIPIFGVLIQRGTCFDCHARIKLQSTWIEFICGSLLVLNWQMPPITSVPLLLGYAVLIFNSLTDQLNFSVFPLTLVIPGIIGLWLRPLTFSIPLLIIVSLLVVLYGIAWKTHQFGLGDVDVLVLLACLVEPNLVLNSLVLACVAALIIFSLPPKQAKLPFVPYLTWAFIIVTQLS; encoded by the coding sequence ATGTTACTCCTCAATAGTTTCATCTTTATCAGCGGCGCCTGTTGCGGCTCATTCATTACTTGTATGGCCGAACGTTTGAGCGACATGCAATCATTATACACTAATCAGCGTTCGATTTGTCCAAATTGCCAACATCAATTAAGATTTTGGCAGTTGATTCCCATATTCGGCGTTTTGATCCAGCGTGGGACCTGTTTCGATTGCCACGCTCGCATCAAATTGCAGTCTACTTGGATTGAATTCATCTGTGGTAGCTTATTAGTTCTCAACTGGCAAATGCCACCGATAACCAGTGTCCCACTTTTACTAGGTTATGCTGTACTAATTTTTAACAGTCTAACCGACCAACTAAATTTCAGTGTCTTTCCACTCACTTTAGTTATTCCGGGAATCATCGGCTTGTGGCTACGACCACTCACTTTTTCAATCCCGTTATTAATCATCGTTAGCTTATTAGTCGTGCTCTATGGGATTGCTTGGAAAACGCATCAATTCGGTCTGGGAGATGTTGACGTTTTAGTGTTACTAGCTTGCTTAGTCGAGCCAAATTTAGTTTTAAATAGTTTAGTCCTGGCTTGTGTTGCGGCGCTGATCATTTTCTCATTGCCACCGAAACAAGCCAAATTACCCTTCGTCCCCTATTTGACTTGGGCCTTTATCATCGTCACGCAATTAAGCTGA
- the rpsG gene encoding 30S ribosomal protein S7: MPRRGHVAKREVLPDPMYDSKLVTRLINHLMLDGKRGTASTILYDAFDQIKEQTGNEPLEVFEEAMKNVMPVLEVKARRVGGSNYQVPIEVRPDRKTTLALRWIVQYARLRGEHTMSDRLAREIMDAANNTGASVKKREDTHRMAEANRAFAHYRW; encoded by the coding sequence ATGCCAAGAAGAGGACATGTAGCAAAGCGCGAAGTTTTGCCTGATCCAATGTACGATTCAAAATTAGTAACGCGTTTAATCAACCACTTAATGTTGGATGGTAAGCGTGGGACTGCATCTACAATCTTGTACGATGCGTTCGATCAAATTAAAGAACAAACTGGTAACGAACCTTTAGAAGTCTTCGAAGAAGCTATGAAGAACGTTATGCCAGTACTTGAAGTTAAGGCTCGCCGTGTTGGTGGTTCTAACTATCAAGTTCCTATCGAAGTTCGTCCAGATCGTAAGACGACCTTAGCACTTCGTTGGATCGTTCAATATGCTCGTTTACGTGGTGAACACACCATGTCAGACCGGTTAGCACGTGAAATCATGGATGCCGCTAACAATACTGGTGCCTCAGTTAAGAAGCGTGAAGATACGCACAGAATGGCTGAAGCCAACCGTGCCTTTGCGCATTATCGTTGGTAG
- the rpsL gene encoding 30S ribosomal protein S12, with product MPTINQLIRKGRKSKVSKSNAPALNFGYNSYKKVATNNPAPQKRGVATRVGTMTPKKPNSALRKYARVRLSNLIEVTAYIPGIGHNLQEHSVVLIRGGRVKDLPGVRYHVIRGTLDTAGVEDRRQSRSKYGTKKPKE from the coding sequence ATGCCAACAATTAACCAATTAATTCGTAAAGGTCGTAAATCTAAAGTATCAAAATCAAATGCCCCAGCTTTGAACTTCGGGTATAACAGCTACAAGAAGGTTGCTACTAACAACCCTGCACCACAAAAACGGGGTGTTGCAACTCGTGTCGGCACAATGACTCCTAAGAAGCCTAACTCAGCTTTACGGAAGTATGCTCGTGTCCGTTTATCTAACTTAATCGAAGTTACCGCTTATATTCCTGGTATTGGTCACAACCTCCAAGAACATAGTGTTGTTTTGATTCGTGGTGGACGTGTAAAGGATTTACCTGGTGTACGTTATCACGTTATCCGTGGTACTTTAGATACGGCCGGCGTCGAAGATCGTCGTCAAAGTCGTTCTAAGTATGGTACCAAGAAGCCAAAGGAATAA
- a CDS encoding endonuclease III domain-containing protein, translating into MLKDNQIVWAIHQMEADIGPVGPSLDSRTPFQYLISVILSAQATDVSVNKVTPILFEKYPAPKDLMVADVAVVESIIKSVGLFHNKAKNIIKTARIVHEELNDVVPTDRKGIMALPGAGRKTANVVLSDVFDQNTFAVDTHVSAISKRLYFVPQSATPLQVEQKIVSVLPPAELHQAHHTMIEYGRKYSMKLAPDKEVCPLIRACDKLNEENEAEV; encoded by the coding sequence ATGTTAAAAGATAACCAAATTGTTTGGGCAATTCATCAAATGGAAGCCGACATCGGGCCAGTGGGTCCTTCCTTGGATTCAAGAACACCATTTCAGTATTTGATCTCGGTGATTTTGAGTGCGCAAGCGACGGATGTCTCGGTCAACAAAGTGACCCCCATCTTGTTCGAAAAGTATCCAGCACCTAAAGATTTGATGGTAGCGGATGTGGCAGTTGTTGAGAGCATCATTAAAAGTGTCGGATTGTTTCATAACAAGGCTAAAAATATTATCAAGACGGCCCGCATCGTTCATGAAGAGTTAAATGACGTTGTGCCGACTGACCGTAAAGGCATCATGGCCTTACCCGGTGCCGGGAGAAAAACGGCCAATGTGGTGTTGAGTGATGTTTTTGATCAGAATACGTTTGCAGTAGATACGCATGTCTCGGCGATTTCTAAACGGTTGTATTTTGTTCCGCAATCCGCAACACCGCTACAAGTGGAGCAAAAAATCGTGTCTGTTTTACCACCAGCTGAATTACATCAGGCCCATCATACGATGATTGAATATGGTCGCAAATATTCAATGAAGTTGGCTCCTGATAAAGAAGTCTGTCCGTTGATTCGTGCCTGCGATAAATTGAACGAAGAAAACGAAGCTGAAGTGTGA
- the rpoC gene encoding DNA-directed RNA polymerase subunit beta' — protein MIDVNKFESMQIGLASPDKIRSWSYGEVKKPETINYRTLKPEKDGLFDERIFGPTKDWECACGKYKRIRYKGIVCDRCGVEVTRSKVRRERMGHIELAAPVTHIWYFKGIPSRMGLVLDMSPRALEEIIYFASYVVIEPGNTPLEKKQLLSEREYREKKAQYGKEFDAEMGAEAIKRLLNNVDLEKEARDLKEALKDASGQKRTRAVRRLDIIEAFVTSGNEPAWMVMDAIPVIPPDLRPMVQLEGGRFATSDLNDLYRRVINRNNRLKRLLDLNAPGIIVQNEKRMLQEAVDALIDNGRRGRPVAGPGNRPLKSLSHMLKGKQGRFRQNLLGKRVDYSGRSVIDVGPFLKMNQMGLPRQMALELFKPFIMKELVKRELASNIKNAKRKIERADDDVWGVLEDVIKEHPVLLNRAPTLHRLGIQAFEPVLVSGKAMRLHPLACEAYNADFDGDQMAIHLPLSDEAQAEARLLMLAAHHILAPKDGKPVVTPSQDMVIGNYYLTTEEVGREGEGMIFKDLNEAQKAYQAGYVHMHSRVGVQASSMPDKPFTDEEKQEVLVTTVGKAIFNNILPGKFPYLNEPTNDNLIDGTPDKYFLKPGENIHDFLDGQELIMPFKKGFLADIIAEVYKQYHVTATSLLLDRMKDLGYNISTKSGLTVGVADITDLKEKPAIIDEAHKQVNTISKQFRRGLITDDERYERVIGVWNDAKDQIQQKLIESFSPDNPIYMMSDSGARGNISNFTQLAGMRGLMAAPNGKIMELPILSNFREGLSVLEMFISTHGARKGMTDTALKTANSGYLTRRLVDVAQDVIVREKDCGTDRGLRISAIMEGNEVIEPLYDRILGRYTMKTIFDPETHEEIIGNNVMIDEDLAQKIVDAGVTEVTIRSAFTCNTKHGVCEHCYGRNMATGDEVEVGEAVGTVAAQSIGEPGTQLTMRTFHTGGVAGDDITQGLPRVQEIVESRNPKGRAEITEVTGTVESIEENPAERTKEVTVKGETDTRTYTLPLTARMAVSEGDFIHRGAALNVGSIDPKQLIQVRDVLSTENYLLREVQRVYRMQGVEIGDKHVEIMIRQMLRKVRIMDPGDTDVLPGTLMDIADFKDENYKTLIAGGIPATSRPVILGITKAALETNSFLSAASFQETTRVLTDAAIRGKNDPLIGLKENVIIGKIIPAGTGMPIYRHIKPKEVGNVADGVYSISDLEKQMQEQDASK, from the coding sequence TTGATCGATGTCAACAAGTTTGAAAGCATGCAAATCGGTCTGGCATCCCCAGACAAGATTCGCAGCTGGTCATATGGCGAAGTCAAAAAGCCTGAAACCATTAACTACCGGACATTGAAACCTGAAAAAGACGGTCTGTTTGATGAACGTATCTTCGGTCCTACTAAGGATTGGGAATGTGCGTGTGGTAAATACAAACGGATCCGTTATAAGGGTATCGTCTGTGACCGTTGTGGTGTCGAAGTTACCCGTAGTAAAGTCCGTCGTGAACGGATGGGGCATATCGAACTCGCCGCACCAGTTACTCACATCTGGTATTTTAAGGGTATTCCTAGCCGGATGGGCTTAGTCTTAGACATGAGCCCACGGGCACTTGAAGAAATCATTTACTTCGCTTCATACGTCGTTATCGAACCTGGTAACACGCCACTTGAAAAGAAGCAATTGCTTTCAGAACGTGAATACCGTGAAAAGAAAGCCCAATACGGCAAAGAATTTGATGCTGAAATGGGTGCCGAAGCCATCAAGCGCTTATTGAATAACGTGGATCTTGAAAAAGAAGCACGTGATTTAAAGGAAGCCTTGAAGGATGCGTCTGGTCAAAAGCGGACGCGGGCCGTTCGCCGTTTGGATATCATCGAAGCTTTCGTGACTTCTGGTAACGAACCAGCTTGGATGGTAATGGACGCGATTCCGGTCATTCCCCCGGACTTACGACCAATGGTTCAATTGGAAGGTGGGCGTTTTGCCACTTCTGACTTGAATGATTTGTATCGTCGTGTTATCAACCGTAACAACCGGTTGAAGCGTTTGTTGGACTTAAACGCCCCTGGGATTATCGTTCAAAACGAAAAGCGGATGTTACAAGAAGCCGTTGATGCGTTGATCGATAATGGTCGTCGTGGCCGTCCAGTCGCTGGTCCCGGTAATCGTCCTTTGAAGTCTCTTTCACATATGTTGAAAGGGAAGCAAGGTCGGTTCCGTCAAAACTTACTTGGTAAGCGGGTTGACTATTCTGGTCGTTCCGTTATCGATGTTGGTCCATTCTTGAAGATGAATCAAATGGGGTTACCTCGTCAAATGGCGTTGGAACTCTTCAAGCCATTCATCATGAAAGAATTGGTTAAACGTGAATTAGCTTCTAATATTAAGAACGCTAAGCGGAAGATCGAACGGGCTGATGATGATGTTTGGGGCGTCTTAGAAGACGTCATCAAAGAACATCCCGTGTTATTAAACCGGGCCCCTACGCTTCACCGTTTAGGGATTCAAGCTTTTGAACCCGTTTTGGTTAGTGGTAAAGCGATGCGGTTACATCCATTGGCTTGTGAAGCTTACAATGCCGATTTCGATGGGGACCAAATGGCCATTCATTTGCCTTTGTCAGATGAAGCCCAAGCTGAAGCCCGTTTGTTAATGTTAGCAGCCCATCATATCTTAGCGCCTAAGGACGGGAAGCCCGTTGTAACGCCTTCTCAAGATATGGTTATCGGTAACTACTACTTGACGACTGAAGAAGTTGGTCGTGAAGGCGAAGGCATGATCTTCAAAGACTTGAATGAAGCACAAAAAGCTTATCAAGCTGGTTATGTGCACATGCATAGCCGGGTTGGGGTTCAAGCCTCATCAATGCCTGACAAGCCATTTACGGACGAAGAAAAGCAAGAAGTCTTGGTTACGACGGTTGGTAAAGCAATCTTCAACAATATCTTACCTGGTAAGTTCCCATATTTGAACGAACCAACGAATGATAACTTGATTGATGGTACGCCGGACAAGTATTTCTTGAAGCCAGGTGAAAACATTCATGACTTCTTAGATGGTCAAGAATTGATTATGCCATTCAAGAAAGGCTTCTTAGCGGATATTATCGCCGAAGTTTACAAGCAATATCATGTGACGGCAACGTCACTCTTGCTTGACCGGATGAAAGACTTAGGTTACAACATTTCAACTAAGTCTGGTTTGACGGTCGGGGTTGCCGATATTACTGACTTGAAGGAAAAGCCAGCGATTATTGACGAAGCCCATAAGCAAGTTAATACGATTTCAAAACAGTTCCGTCGTGGGTTAATTACCGACGATGAACGTTATGAACGGGTCATTGGTGTTTGGAACGACGCCAAGGATCAAATTCAACAAAAACTGATTGAAAGCTTCAGTCCAGATAACCCAATTTACATGATGAGTGATTCTGGTGCTCGTGGTAACATTTCTAACTTTACGCAGTTAGCTGGGATGCGTGGTTTGATGGCCGCTCCTAATGGGAAGATCATGGAATTGCCGATCCTTTCTAACTTCCGTGAAGGACTCTCAGTCTTGGAAATGTTTATTTCAACCCATGGGGCTCGTAAAGGGATGACCGATACGGCCTTGAAGACTGCCAACTCAGGTTACTTGACACGTCGACTTGTCGATGTTGCGCAAGATGTCATTGTGCGTGAAAAGGATTGTGGGACCGACCGTGGGTTACGGATCAGTGCCATCATGGAAGGTAACGAAGTCATCGAACCATTGTACGACCGGATTCTTGGTCGTTACACGATGAAGACGATCTTTGATCCTGAAACACATGAAGAAATCATTGGTAACAACGTTATGATCGATGAAGACTTGGCTCAAAAGATTGTTGACGCTGGGGTTACCGAAGTAACGATTCGTTCAGCATTCACTTGCAACACTAAACATGGGGTTTGTGAACACTGTTATGGTCGTAACATGGCTACCGGTGACGAAGTTGAAGTCGGTGAAGCGGTTGGGACCGTTGCGGCTCAATCAATCGGTGAACCAGGGACGCAGTTAACTATGCGGACTTTCCATACTGGTGGGGTTGCCGGAGACGATATTACCCAAGGGTTACCTCGGGTTCAAGAAATCGTTGAATCACGGAATCCTAAAGGTCGTGCGGAAATTACCGAAGTTACTGGGACGGTTGAATCGATCGAAGAAAACCCAGCTGAACGGACAAAGGAAGTTACGGTTAAGGGCGAAACTGATACCCGGACTTATACTTTACCGCTGACAGCGCGGATGGCGGTTAGTGAAGGCGACTTTATTCACCGTGGTGCAGCGTTGAACGTTGGGTCAATTGATCCTAAACAATTAATCCAAGTGCGTGATGTTTTATCAACTGAAAACTACTTGCTCCGTGAAGTCCAACGGGTTTATCGGATGCAAGGGGTTGAAATTGGTGATAAGCACGTTGAAATCATGATTCGTCAGATGCTTCGTAAGGTCCGGATCATGGATCCAGGTGACACTGATGTCTTACCTGGGACTTTGATGGATATTGCTGACTTCAAGGATGAAAACTACAAGACATTGATTGCTGGTGGGATTCCAGCAACGTCACGTCCAGTTATTCTTGGGATTACGAAAGCTGCCTTGGAAACTAATAGTTTCTTATCAGCGGCTTCATTCCAGGAAACAACACGGGTCTTAACTGATGCGGCTATTCGTGGTAAGAACGATCCATTGATCGGTCTGAAAGAAAATGTCATCATTGGTAAGATTATTCCTGCCGGGACTGGTATGCCGATCTATCGTCATATCAAGCCTAAGGAAGTTGGTAACGTGGCTGATGGGGTTTACTCGATCAGTGATCTTGAAAAACAAATGCAAGAACAAGACGCTAGCAAGTAA